The Miscanthus floridulus cultivar M001 chromosome 17, ASM1932011v1, whole genome shotgun sequence genome has a window encoding:
- the LOC136514974 gene encoding uncharacterized protein has protein sequence MDKSRRHDKQAGVGVGGRLRQRLAQMLLHTSCAATTTSATPFIGLATPTTTNAAAEPPRPARARPRGAHDPRPSGAVGGGGSSSRQRHPRRGTRALVHISIECSGRSSVAAAAAAVLQPSAPVPMRSKGKGGGGGRTRLPRSHSYGYGWSWSSSATDTDTDGEAAPFSSDGEGEEEGPAGRARSYTLFSSRSLSFSSDSASDLYSTTNKNGGSGGGTRPRRGKKKPPPPPLPPPPRPVHSRQPATADAFRPPAGEHRGKKKEERKPGDGSRCGCGSAVASSAAAGSTAVVKLSRNPYADFRSSMAEMVAGRRIRGADALSELLVWYLSLNSPRHHPAILAAFEDVWEAVLGSDEP, from the coding sequence ATGGACAAGAGCCGCCGCCACGACAAGCAGgccggcgtgggcgtgggcggccGGCTGAGGCAGCGGCTGGCGCAGATGCTCCTACACACGTCgtgcgccgccaccaccacctcggcCACCCCCTTCATCGGCCTCGCCACGCCCACGACCACCAACGCCGCGGCAGAACCGCCTCGTCCTGCTCGCGCTCGTCCCCGGGGCGCCCACGACCCGCGGCCGTCCGgggccgtcggcggcggcggaagCAGCAGCCGCCAGCGTCACCCGCGCCGCGGCACGCGGGCGCTCGTCCACATCTCCATCGAATGCTCCGGGCGCTCGtcggttgccgccgccgccgccgcggtcctGCAGCCTTCGGCGCCGGTGCCGATGAGGAGCAAGGGAAAGGGCGGTGGGGGTGGGAGGACCAGGCTGCCGCGCTCGCATTCGTACGGCTACGGATGGAGCTGGTCGTCGTCGGCCACTGATACCGACACCGACGGCGAGGCCGCGCCGTTCAGCAGCgacggggagggggaggaggaggggccgGCGGGCAGGGCGAGGTCGTACACGCTCTTCTCTTCCCGCAGCCTTAGCTTCTCCTCCGACTCCGCCTCCGACCTGTACAGCACCACCAATAAaaacggcggcagcggcggcggcacaaGACCACGGCGCGGAAAGAAaaaaccgccgccgccgccgttgccgccgccgccgaggcccgTGCACAGCAGGCAACCCGCCACCGCCGACGCGTTCCGGCCGCCGGCGGGCGAGCACCgcgggaagaagaaggaggagaggaagCCGGGTGATGGCAGTAGGTGCGGGTGCGGCAGCGCCGTGGCGTCGTCTGCGGCCGCGGGCAGCACGGCGGTGGTGAAGCTGTCGCGCAACCCGTACGCCGACTTCCGGAGCTCCATGGCGGAGATGGTGGCCGGGCGGCGCATCCGCGGCGCCGACGCGCTCAGCGAGCTCCTGGTGTGGTACCTGTCCCTCAACTCGCCGCGCCACCACCCGGCCATCCTCGCCGCCTTCGAGGACGTCTGGGAGGCCGTACTGGGCAGCGACGAGCCCTGA